From the genome of Ptychodera flava strain L36383 chromosome 13, AS_Pfla_20210202, whole genome shotgun sequence:
gtaagggactggacacaaattacagggggggcggtgttttttgggggtgggtcgccatttttcgcgcaagcatttttgaagggtcataaaattttgtgcaagcctatgggggagggtcaccttttttatgcatcaaagctgaaattgcatgtgcacgtattaaagaatatggaatactgaaaaaagaaaacatacctcctggcactttcattttctgtcatttccattttcggcgcgcccttcgggcgcaagtgtaagggtataataagcaatgtattgatgatccaagcagccacattgatttaagttgtcatgatttctacttatccaactcctctattgtacatataaactgtcccctataatgacgctttaaataacaatttgggagatcacttatttgatatcattctcccattgacaatacattgggtataggtcggtgtcaaatgttcatgaagctgtatgtatatttttcattttttgaggacattgacagaatacaaactattcagaatagtgcaaaatgtcatcaataacacctggaagcttcaggtcgaacaacttttgaataacaatttaggatcagataacctatgagttatttgtagtttcctcttagcctacaatgtatagtgaatcaacatttcggtgaaattccaaaatcaaatttcttgcacaaccatggacttgaaatcACTCTAGTCTAATTATAAATGCACAGATCTACTAGTTTTGTAGtggaaaacaaatattcatagtttcatcataggttgCCATGCGTAATGAATGGACATttaagtgaaattccaaaatcaaatttcttgcacaaccattgacttgaaagcACTGTTGTCTAATCTTGAACATTAATACTGATAATAAggtatacataaatgcacagatttaactagttttgtattggaataaaaatattcatagtttcatcatatgctgccatgcatagtgaatggacatttcagtgaaattccaaaaacaaatttcttgcacaaccattgacttgaaaccactgtagtctagtcatggacattaatactaataattaggtgtacataaatgcacagatttacctagttttgtattgggaaaaaatattcatagtttcattataggcctgccatgcatagtgaatcgacattatcgatgaaatctaagaattacattttttgtacatgcatgcgctttttatctgccacttcaagcaaagtacatttacatgaattataacacacatatgatttgatattttttggacaaagcgttatattggtcgcattttgccttcctttttggagggggacttcaaaagtatagcaagtcagaaggaggtcttgaacgcattgcgggtttgtttggggggtattgagtaacaggggagggtcacttattttcatgcacggataaggggagggtcactaatttttgtgcatgaacttttgaagggtcattatttttgacgcagcggtgtttcgaaaaacaccgcccccccctgtaatttatgtccagtccctaacatcCTCCTTCCCTAGTAATGTAATAGGCCAAAACCTACCAGCAGTATTTTCATGATCTCTGCAATGTATCTTCATCACTTTAAACCTAGATACAAGCTCTGGAAAATGACAACAGCAAGCTGGCTGATCTGCTGGCCCAGGAACGACAGAAGTCCTCTGTTCACATACGGGCACTCGAAGACAAAATCAATGACCTCCAGAACAAACTCATCGCCAAGCTCCAACAGGAGGACAACGGTAGAGAACCACCGATAAGGGCCGAGATCGAGTCGCTGAAAGTGCTTGTCGAAGACGCGGAAAATAAGTGAGTGGTCAAAAACGTCACTGCATCATGAAGTCAATCATCCGTTTGGAAATTCTTTCAATTACTACAGTAATACGCGCCTTGAAACTTAAAGATCTCCACTGTTGCTTTAAACTTTGCTAAACTAAACTTTCACCCATTcgctttcaaaattaagaagaAAAAATTGTGGGGTGGTTACCGCGCAAATtcggtaccagagaaacaactTTCCTTCACTGAACGAAACTTAAGATTCAAGCgtggccgcaatccctgtgttaattctatgaatatttttgtcacaaaaataatACGGTGAAGATTTCAAGTGTCAAAGTGAGCCCTCATCATCGATATACCAGAAAAGTatggtaaaaatttgagttctAATATCAGCTCCTAAGGCGCATTCCACCATAATTATCAATTTATATGGTATAATGTGTGGGTGGTCACATCCTGTATCGTGCTGTTATTTCGACAAAGTCTGGTACAACTTGGTCTCATGGCGCTGAGTATCCGTATACGTAACATAGCAATAGAGTGAATGATACATACTCATACATATTCATGACTCATTTTTTACTGATAATCCGACGTCATCTTTAATATGCATTCCTTTTATCGCAAGAATGAGGGTGCTCGTAAGCACAGCTTTGTCGAAACattaaaccctttgagtgctgtaattgtcgCCACCAAacatttagtgcaacatttttttccgatatttatgaattttcgaaattgttttgataattttggatcaaatggttatcacatttcattggctacagtttgttatcaaaattttgacaaaaatctgcaAATATTGACTGGAGTGTAGTTtctaaaggagacaaaaattgactttggtgctcaaagggttaacactatattgacatatttcattGCGCTATAAACCTTAAAGTGGTACTATGGTTTAAAAAAGTGTTGACTTCACAGGATGACCAAGCCGACAGCAGCATCACCAAACACCTTCGCAATGTCACGAACACCAGCATACGGAGGCAGAACAAGCCCCGGCAAGTACATGAACACTACCGGCTTGTCAACCAGCCTCACATCGTCCGGTAAGTGAGCAGAGCATGTCTGAAGAGAACGTTGACTTTCTTGTCTCTCATCTGTCGTTTCTACAAGAATTGAACTGAATAAGTCCTTCAGTGATAATAAGCAACAGTTTATGAAGAAAATTCCCGGAGTTAAGAGTGACCTcgacaagaaaaacaaaacttgtATTTAGTGTTACTAATACATTCCCTATAGTGAATGTGGGACGGGATACATGTAACTATATTTTCGTTCTAGCATAAAGATGACTTTCGCGACCGAGATGGAAACATTTAGCGAGAAATTATAGTTTTCGTGTTTATGTGAATCTGGctgattcatttatttttttattttttatagtcGGAAGACTCGACAAGGATTATTACTCTACCCTGGTCAAGGATTCGCAAAGACGAGAGAACGAAAAACAGCAGCTTGTTCCCTCGGATTTCCAGCAAGACAATCTACCGTACAAGCTATGGTTACAAGTGATGAGGTAAATATCCATACCAAAGCGGTTAAGTACAATGACGACAGTGGTAGTGACGACGCACAAGATCGATTTGGTACAGTCCCGGCAAACCGTTTTGTTTCTTTCTAATTTCCAATGCTGTCGACCACTCGGTTCTTAGAGACGCGTCCGTTCCAAAGAACCCTGTGCAGCTGGTCGTGCACAGCAAGAACATCGATCATAGAAATACAAAGCAAGACACATGCACTTACAGACAAGATAAGGCGCTGGACGTcgtaacagacagacagacagacagacagacagatagacgcAAAGAAAGAGAATGGCACATAATATTACATAAAGGCAGTTTCAAAAGAAGATTGGTTTTGTGAGGAAAACATTCATACGTTGTGAATAACATGCATACGGTGGCTGCATTTAACGTTcaatcacaattttcaaaataataattaGCCGTTCAGGCTACGACCATGAACAGAGTAGAATAGAAgcaaagacaaaaaattaaaaggaaGATGGATACAAACATTACAAACGGGTCAGGTAAAGATGACACATACGAACAACATCATGCCTAATCAACGCCAGAGGGCCGTAACGCATGTACGCGCAGATATGCTATTTCAAGCTGGAAATTCACCGCTCCCTAAACTGCTGATGTTCAAGTTCGAATACGATATATAATCATTTCCCTTTTATTTCTTGCAGGGTGTTTCCTCGCAAATTATTCCTctgtaaaaaataataaagtGTAAATATTTGTTGTAGTAAGACATGCAACCTTTCCGAAGAAAACAAACCTTGAAGAACGTACGGGGCAATATACGATATAGATGGAGAGAAAGAACTTAAAACATTTACAGGTTTTTTCAGTTATATTAGAACATGCTTTGATAATCTGGATCAGCAAGCCAAAAATTTTGTATCATGTACGTACTCAGAGTATTTAATACGTTATGCAGAATGTAgcatgatattcaaatatgtaggAACTGAATGATAAATTTATCTTAGTTAACTTTCTCGAAAGCGTTTTAGAAATATACATATCCTTTGCTggaacaatttcttttaaaatccTCGCGCAGAAAGAGCAATATATGGAAGTCTACGTCCCAGAATGCCTTGCGCCGATCATGGCTTCCGACCCCTGTATTTAAAATACAGGATAGTTTTTTATGACCACTAAATGTAATAATGAATTATACCATATGATGTGCATATATGTTGCCAAGTGATAATGGTAACATTTTATCGTAAGCGGGAAAATTAGGATTTAAAATTAATCTTATCATCTGAGGATATTTCGATGTTTTCTTGGCCATGGCTGGCATGAATAGTTGCACAgaattttacaatgtacattaattttttttaacattttaaccCATCGACACTTTCCATGACCTTCTGACACCGACATCGTCTCTGAAAGTTTTAGTTTTTCCaaacttatttttgtacatcttCCTTCCGGCCGAAATTATTATACAGTATCGAAATTTTCATGTCTCGTTCATACATACTGTATCAAAAAAGTAGGCGTGATTTTTAACACGCCGCATTCTTAATCCGTGTCGGATTCGTGAGATAACATCACGTGACTAGAAAATGGATACACTTGACCCCATTGGCTCGAAAGAAGTGGCGTCGGGGGTAGTTTCTTGGGAAATTGTCTTTGGAAAGAGTGTccagtcacgtgaccatacgcttaatgtcgtctgcagctttgaaacaatggcggTACGGGTGATCAGAGCCTGAGGAGCACCCGGATTGAAGGACGAGCCTCTGGAACTTGAAAAGCTCATTGACAACAAGGATTCAAGtgcaacaaaaatgtttttttggtATGCTAACTTAAAGGTAATCTTCGCTTCTTTTTGAGGGAAATAACCCAGTTAATTCTCACAATGTATTGTTGCAGTGCACACTGGCCCTACATCAGGGCACATTAAAGATAATTTCATGGAACAGCACCAGCATGTGTTATAGAAGACATATAACCTGGTCTAGTCAAGCTAAAGTGCCTGTTTGTTATCCCGAGGGGCCGTGCGTAACCGTGGCAGAagcacatcgctatacccctcgtcCTAGGGCCTCAGGAAATCGTATGGAGAATAACGAAATTATGTATTTCAGAATTGTTGGTATTGCACAGACCCTCGGGGTGACAAAAGGGCGCTATAGCCTCCATaaccaggtaataggtgttcaTAACTGCACTCATGGGGGTGTCATGACTTAAATTTCTTATGAAACTGTGATGAACGTGTGTCACTTGTTATCATTTCAATGGAAAATTTAATGTGGATTGCTCATGATGACAATGAATGACAGTTCTGTATAATTTGCATCAAGCTTAACACAAGGCTAATAAATTATTTCCTGAAATACTCTGTATCATATTCAGCAATCTTACATCCCTATACTCCAAATTTTAACAAGGTTCCCCGTCTGTATATGTTTCTgcccctcctctctctctctctctctctctctctctctctctctctctctctctctctctctctctctctctctctctctcaattgtTAAAATTGGATTTCTCGTCTTTGGATATTCGATTTTTTAATCTGTGCCTAGTACGTTTGTACACTTCATCTGTgcatttgtatttgtatttgcatATCACAGCAGACAGACTGTGCTGTTTAGGTTACAACGCAACACGGAACTTTTGTACCTACTGTACGGAAGGCGTGCACGTAGTTATTTATTACCATATTACTTAACTATGACCCACAACCCGATTGGTCCAATTTTGGTTTGTGTGCTTTGGAGAATCCAGGCCATCGCCCtatacaatacaaataacactTTATTCCCTTCACCGACATCAGTGACATAACTGCAACTAAGTATAGACTGCTGGCCGAATACTTTTCGTCGTGAAGGAGCATCTTTTATTTCCCCATGAAATCAATAAATTGTTATTTTATCTTATTTATAAAATCCTTATCAAACCACCTGTCATGGTAGAAAACCATTATTCATAAGTTAGGTCAAAGGGCAAAGCAACCTTCAACATCTGTATGTTGGCAGTTGTTTTGCACGTGAAAATTAGTACTTTATTGTACGTAAGAAATTAGGTAGTCAACGATCTCACTATGATTTGAGTAAGTTtttcccccaaaaaaaacaGCGCCGACCGAAAATCCTGAGAGTTTTTTGACATATTAGGGCGTTCTGTACAAAAAGAAAGATAACATACGATTCTGCTACTACTACTCCGTCAATTTTACATGTTGACAATTCCTTATACAGGACATAGAGGATGCTTAACTTAACAGTAAGACAATGCACACAACTCCAGTGTTTATTTACTGATACTGTCACTATTAGTGGGTGATTACCGGTCAGTCCAAGCGCCCTATCGACCGACGGGTGACGCGGAGTCCTTCACCGAACCCTCAAAGCAACTCTAAGGTACCTGAGACAGTTTTATTTCGCGATGTATTCACTAAGCTGTTAAGAACGATCAGTTGCGTAGGCCTTACGTGTTCCGGATAgtctattcattcattcattcattcattcatccatccatccatccatccatccatccatccatccatccatccatccacccactgCTTTTCCCCAGCTTCTCTCCGCATAAAGATCAACCGAACAGCCAAAACGCTTGCACGAACGACTTTCTCCACATTAGTCCGCATCAGCGAAGAGGCTCCAAATTTAAATCAGAAATACTAGGGATAACTCTTCCGGTCCGGTGTATTTGCACTTTTTCATCTTTtggacaaaaaataaacattatttttgcacttgtttgtttacaaactaTGCATTTCAGAGCGGTGGTGATTGAAAGAGTGATGATAACACTCAAAAGACAATTTCGTCGTTATTGATCTAAAACACTCTTCCGCGTTTGGAGCACagcttcagtgaaagaaaagaTTAACTATCGATGTCAGTTAGTGTTGACATGCCGAGCTGAGCTACTTGTTTTCAACTGTTAAATTTGTCCACTGTGACAGACTGTAGTTACGTTTCAGACTTTTATCTCGTTCCCAGTACATGCCGTCACGCCCAGTGGTTAATGTTATACTTCGTGTAAACGCGTATGATCATATGAtgtgtaatgtttactgttgtGATGACAACGTGCAAACACAACGGTTGATCAAAAAACCATCACCATCTATACACATATGATCCCAGTACTTGATGTATCTGTGATCTAGGCGATGCTACTCTTGTTGTAACTCTGGTATGAAACCGAGATACTAGGATAGATCAAAGCACGGACTCGCCCAGGAAGGCTCGTGCAAATCTATCTTGAAGTAAGTAAATGTTTTCATGCATCGTTCCTCATGATTTTAAGGACATCAATCAACTTCAATATTAAGATCTCACCCTGAAGTCAAAAGCGTCCATGTTTGAACGTAAACTCTCAGTTTACCTAGTCAAATTCTGtctggtcaaaatttgacttttttcttATTTAAATTATCGTAATGGAGGAACCTACCACATTTGTCATGATGAATccttttatgttgatgtactgagATAACAAAGCCAAATGTTTGAATGGTTTTCGATGGCAGTTAAGACTACCGTTTGGTATTGAATGCGCACAGCTTTGTAGGCCAAACTGTAATGTACACTATGTCTGATTGCTAAACTCTACTAGTCAATAACATAAGGCACATTGATGTTTAGTTGTTGAACCGGAACTACATATGctaatgtaatatatatataatatatatatatatatatatatatatatatatatatatatatatatatatatatatatatatatatatatatatatatatatatatatatatatatatatatatatatatatcttggtATATCTGTGCACTCATATATGcttgataattgacatgaatGTATTTGACTAGAGTAGGTTGGTTTTTTTGAGAATTGCACATGTATATAACAAATATGATCTTTGAATTCACTAAAAATGTCAGTCCACTATTCATGGGAGCCTATTGGGTGATATATTAAAAATTTTTCCAAGACTAAATTAGCTGCATCTAACACCCACTCATGTATTTAGTTTTTGCTGAATCGATTAACATTaaagtttgaccaaaaaaagaATAATATAAAATCATGTTTTAACGGTATATTTGCCAGACTTAATGGCAGGTGTTCAATACATCTTTATTCTTTTCCCCCAAAGATCGAATTTAGACTGTGATGACTCAGCGAAAACTAGATGAgcgaaacccaaaatacatgagcgggtgttatctgtgcatttatattgATTCGAGTTGGCAGGTTAAAAGTGGATATGTGTACAACCACGGCCCTTCTAAACATGGTACAACAAATGTGACATTAGAATTCCATATTAATCTATCAGTCCATTTACTAGACATGGGAGACCAAGGGGCATACGTACACACTACTGACTGATTATACGAGTATATCTGATTATACGAGTAGTAACTCTTTATTACGAACAAGACCTATTATGTCATAAATATAGAAAACAAAGGTCAAATTCAAAAGAATTATAGCATGACAGAGGCACAAATAAATGAGTGTGATCATACATGTAGGGTACGAATGGGAGTCTCTGGGGCCAAGCTGTTCTGGCGAGGTCACACACACTCATTCcaatctttcaaatttggaacagAGGGGTTGGTCAGGTTTTAAAGAAACTTGAAAGGGGGAGGGTAACACAGTACATGATGGCCCACCCTGCCTTTCTCCTTCCCACGCCCTCGTAAtaactgaaagctcccttatcTTATTTTTTCGGTAAACTTCCTCTTACGCGTTCTCACGTCCAGTGTTTGACTTTTTGACTCGGTGTAAATAAGTGTGAAGTGTATTGTTATCGTTGTGATGGCAACGCGGTGGTGCACATACAACAGTCGACCCAACAGAAATCAGAATCTACACTTATGCTCAGAGAACTTGATCTATCTGTGAACTAAAAGTGCGCTGTTTCTCTAGTTGTCACTCAGACATAAACCAGAATAATAAGATATCTTAAAAGACTACTTACGCAAGAAGGCTCATGTAAACTTATCTCGACTAATGTTGTTTTCATGCACCGTTCTTTGTGTACGGACCTCAATCAACTTCATATTATGATCTCGCTCTTCAGACCAAAAGAGGCATTTTGGAACCGATATTCTACTACAGTTATAGCTTCTCTCAGCCTGTTGGTAAAAATATTGGGGCATTATGATCTGAAAGTATAATTGTCATACAATCTTCTGAATCCCATTTCAGAAAAGCAAGTGTGCACactacaaaaataaataaaagtatgGCATAAGTTGATATGCAGAGCGTTATGAGATGTTTACAggatttttaaaattgttttattccGTATAAGACTATAATCGGTATAATCTTGGACTGAACGCTTAACAGATTGCAGGCTAGCTCGCCGTCGCTGTATATAAGTACTTTTCGACACAACGCAAGGCAAATTAATGATTAGCTTAACCGGTGGCAACGCACTGCTGATAAAAACACCTACAAACATGCCTCGTCTTGTTGAGCTTATCACAAGAGGATAATTAAAATCTATCAATCGTAGTGGCGCACCCTTTGAAAAGCAATATTTTTTAAGATCAAAGAGAACATGAAGTCCCTCCCATACTGTATAT
Proteins encoded in this window:
- the LOC139148011 gene encoding retrograde protein of 51 kDa-like, with product MLARVRNAAAAELEKYKQESQADYAKNLNDLKNQMGKDASNVAKLAEENKKLAAALEDERRENLALKNKIQALENDNSKLADLLAQERQKSSVHIRALEDKINDLQNKLIAKLQQEDNGREPPIRAEIESLKVLVEDAENKMTKPTAASPNTFAMSRTPAYGGRTSPGKYMNTTGLSTSLTSSVGRLDKDYYSTLVKDSQRRENEKQQLVPSDFQQDNLPYKLWLQVMRVFPRKLFLCKK